In Methylobacterium aquaticum, the following are encoded in one genomic region:
- a CDS encoding putative bifunctional diguanylate cyclase/phosphodiesterase: MALHLKQFPRFLAERRGPVIFGLIVVAMLWVGVAAKHENDVRTALQDSERTTHNFAMVFEENVLRSIGEIDKSLLYMRRSIESRAGKEDYATIVNTTDLLSEIIVQVAIIGPDGIMRATNAGPQPAPATDLSDRDHFRIHLESTDDVLYISRPVIGRASGRVSVQISRRFRGPDGEFGGVVVASLNPSHLTRFYDKIDLGTPASISLIGSDGVVRSSGGVGGGFGVGADLTRTETYRKIQSGRSGTFTLDMPDGAESRLVTIRKVREHPLWVSVSVPESEIYKDSRATLRMDAVMAALLTLLVGIAVEKLLRIEAKRSEAEARVVRLASLDPLTDLPNRRVFRASLEAMAEAARATPEATYAVLFLDLDRFKIVNDTLGHKVGDHLLQAVGERLSAVLVPGQLLARLGGDEFALLVPAAGDRDAIEALARRIAEAVLPPFEIGSHQIRSSVSIGIAVGPADGTSADDLLIAADLALYAVKGGKRGTFRFYDRQMSEGLEERRQIEADLRRAIERGELELHYQPSVILRTGEIAGFEALARWRHPERGNVPPSLFIAIAEECGLIHALGEWALEEACRQAGTWPERLKIAVNLSPVQFSGPDLVGMVRGVLGRTGLPAHRLELEITEQMLLDSGEATLAILRDLKALGLHVAMDDFGTGYSSLNYLRSFPFDRIKIDRSFVTGLGTGAQNAAIVRAVIDIARVLGMRTTAEGIETADQQRVLALLGCDEVQGYLFSRPVPAAEVRTLIGRWCPENQKAKTLAA; the protein is encoded by the coding sequence ATGGCCCTGCACCTCAAGCAATTTCCCAGATTCCTGGCAGAGCGCCGCGGGCCGGTGATCTTCGGCCTGATCGTGGTGGCGATGCTGTGGGTCGGCGTGGCGGCCAAGCACGAGAACGACGTCAGGACCGCGTTGCAGGATTCCGAGCGCACCACGCACAATTTCGCGATGGTGTTCGAGGAGAACGTGCTGCGCTCGATCGGCGAGATCGACAAGTCGCTGCTCTACATGCGCCGCAGCATCGAGAGCCGCGCGGGCAAGGAGGATTACGCGACGATCGTCAACACGACCGATCTCCTGAGCGAGATCATCGTGCAGGTGGCGATCATCGGGCCCGACGGGATCATGCGGGCGACCAATGCCGGCCCGCAGCCGGCGCCGGCGACCGACCTCAGCGACCGCGACCATTTCCGGATCCACCTCGAGAGCACCGACGATGTGCTCTACATCAGCCGTCCGGTGATCGGGCGGGCGAGCGGCCGGGTCTCGGTGCAGATCAGCCGCCGCTTCCGCGGGCCGGACGGGGAGTTCGGCGGCGTGGTGGTGGCCTCGCTCAACCCGAGCCACCTGACCCGGTTCTACGACAAGATCGACCTCGGCACCCCGGCCTCGATCTCGCTCATCGGCAGCGACGGGGTGGTGCGCTCCAGCGGCGGCGTCGGCGGCGGCTTCGGGGTCGGGGCCGACCTGACCCGGACCGAGACCTACCGGAAGATCCAGTCCGGCCGGTCGGGCACCTTCACCCTCGACATGCCGGACGGGGCCGAGAGCCGGCTGGTGACGATCCGCAAGGTCCGCGAGCACCCCCTCTGGGTCAGCGTGAGCGTGCCGGAGAGCGAGATCTACAAGGATTCCCGCGCCACCCTGCGGATGGATGCCGTGATGGCGGCCCTGCTGACGCTGCTGGTCGGGATCGCGGTCGAGAAGCTGCTGCGCATCGAGGCCAAGCGCTCCGAGGCCGAGGCCCGGGTGGTGCGGCTGGCCTCCCTCGATCCCCTGACCGACCTGCCGAACCGCCGGGTGTTCCGCGCCTCCCTCGAGGCGATGGCGGAGGCGGCGCGGGCGACGCCGGAGGCGACCTATGCGGTTCTGTTCCTCGACCTCGACCGCTTCAAGATCGTCAACGACACCCTCGGCCACAAGGTCGGCGATCACCTGCTCCAGGCGGTGGGCGAGCGGCTCTCGGCGGTGCTGGTGCCCGGCCAGCTCCTGGCCCGCCTCGGCGGCGACGAATTCGCCCTGCTGGTGCCCGCCGCTGGCGACCGGGACGCGATCGAGGCCCTGGCCCGGCGCATCGCCGAGGCGGTGCTGCCGCCCTTCGAGATCGGCAGCCACCAGATCCGCTCCAGCGTCAGCATCGGCATCGCGGTCGGGCCCGCGGACGGCACCTCCGCCGACGACCTCCTGATCGCCGCCGACCTCGCGCTCTACGCCGTGAAGGGAGGCAAGCGCGGCACCTTCCGGTTCTACGACCGGCAGATGAGCGAGGGGCTGGAGGAGCGGCGCCAGATCGAGGCCGACCTGCGCCGGGCGATCGAGCGGGGCGAGCTGGAGCTGCACTACCAGCCCTCCGTCATCCTCAGGACCGGCGAGATCGCCGGGTTCGAGGCGCTGGCGCGCTGGCGACACCCGGAGCGGGGCAACGTGCCGCCCTCGCTGTTCATCGCGATCGCCGAGGAATGCGGCCTGATCCACGCGCTGGGCGAGTGGGCCCTCGAGGAGGCCTGCCGGCAGGCCGGGACCTGGCCCGAGCGGCTGAAAATCGCCGTCAACCTGTCGCCGGTGCAGTTCTCGGGGCCGGACCTCGTCGGGATGGTGCGCGGGGTGCTGGGGCGGACCGGCCTGCCGGCCCACCGCCTCGAGCTCGAGATCACCGAGCAGATGCTGCTCGACAGCGGCGAGGCGACGCTCGCCATCCTGCGCGACCTGAAGGCGCTGGGCCTGCACGTGGCGATGGACGATTTCGGCACCGGCTACTCCTCGCTCAACTACCTGAGGAGCTTCCCCTTCGACCGCATCAAGATCGACCGCAGCTTCGTCACCGGGCTCGGCACCGGTGCGCAGAACGCCGCGATCGTCCGCGCCGTCATCGACATCGCCCGGGTGCTCGGCATGCGCACCACCGCCGAGGGCATCGAGACCGCCGACCAGCAGCGGGTCCTGGCGCTGCTCGGCTGCGACGAGGTCCAGGGCTACCTGTTCAGCCGCCCGGTGCCCGCCGCGGAGGTGCGCACGCTGATCGGCCGCTGGTGCCCCGAGAACCAGAAGGCCAAGACGCTGGCGGCGTGA
- a CDS encoding PepSY domain-containing protein, giving the protein MKGLVKRLKRWLHLGHRWLGIATGLFVVAWFVSGLVMLTVGFPGLTAAERVAALAPLTLEAVRLTPQGALERSGSAQFPARLALAMRGSEPTYWITHADGRRQALSAVTGETVPPLDGTSAAALAATHPAARHATDLGPVTRDRWTVTARFDPLRPFRVVALGDAAGTELYLSVATGELVLDTTRTERVWNWAGALIHWIYVTPLRARAGLWQDVVLWVSGAALAGAVTGYALGFVRLMRGRLTPYRGWAAWHHLAGVAGGLVVVTFLLSGWLSMNPRGWFGPRMPDAAMRAGYAGQTAPVFPTGLDDLARAPAGTREIDFAWIGGKPLVVATGPGGAAPCCGTDLTPDTIVAAARAMQPGTPPRSVTRLEAPDAYWYDRHGAPPLPVLRLAFDDPAGTWFHIDPATGTILGRTDRSGRANRWLFDALHTLDAGPLAQHPTLRLTAIVALSALGLVIAGSGAVLGWRRLRRP; this is encoded by the coding sequence ATGAAGGGGCTCGTCAAGCGCCTGAAGCGATGGCTGCATCTCGGCCATCGCTGGCTCGGCATCGCGACGGGGCTCTTCGTCGTCGCCTGGTTCGTCTCCGGGCTGGTGATGCTGACCGTCGGCTTTCCCGGCCTCACCGCGGCGGAGCGGGTCGCGGCCTTGGCCCCGCTCACCCTTGAGGCCGTGCGGCTGACGCCGCAAGGCGCGCTGGAGCGGTCGGGCAGCGCGCAGTTTCCCGCCCGCCTCGCCCTGGCGATGCGGGGATCCGAGCCCACCTACTGGATCACGCACGCCGACGGGCGCCGCCAGGCGCTATCGGCGGTGACCGGGGAGACCGTCCCGCCGCTCGACGGGACGAGCGCCGCGGCGCTCGCCGCCACCCATCCGGCGGCGCGCCACGCGACCGATCTCGGCCCCGTCACCCGCGACCGGTGGACCGTGACGGCGCGCTTCGATCCGCTGCGGCCGTTCCGGGTCGTGGCTCTGGGCGATGCGGCCGGGACCGAGCTCTACCTGTCGGTCGCCACGGGCGAGCTCGTTCTCGACACGACCCGGACCGAGCGGGTGTGGAACTGGGCCGGCGCCCTGATCCACTGGATCTACGTCACGCCGCTGCGCGCCCGGGCGGGTCTGTGGCAGGACGTGGTGCTGTGGGTCTCCGGCGCCGCTCTCGCCGGCGCCGTCACCGGCTACGCCCTGGGCTTCGTCCGGCTGATGCGCGGCCGGCTCACGCCGTATCGCGGCTGGGCCGCCTGGCATCACCTCGCCGGCGTGGCGGGCGGCCTCGTCGTCGTCACCTTCCTGCTCAGCGGCTGGCTGTCGATGAACCCGCGCGGCTGGTTCGGGCCGCGGATGCCCGACGCCGCCATGCGGGCGGGCTATGCCGGGCAGACCGCCCCCGTCTTCCCGACCGGCCTCGACGACCTCGCGCGGGCACCCGCCGGCACGCGCGAGATCGATTTCGCCTGGATCGGCGGAAAACCCCTCGTCGTCGCCACCGGCCCCGGCGGCGCAGCCCCGTGCTGCGGCACGGACCTTACCCCCGACACGATCGTGGCGGCCGCTCGCGCGATGCAGCCGGGGACGCCGCCCCGGTCGGTGACCCGGCTCGAGGCGCCGGATGCCTACTGGTACGACCGCCACGGCGCCCCGCCCCTGCCGGTCCTGCGGCTCGCCTTCGACGATCCGGCCGGAACCTGGTTCCACATCGATCCCGCCACCGGGACGATCCTGGGGCGGACCGACCGCAGCGGGCGAGCCAATCGCTGGCTGTTCGACGCCCTCCACACCCTCGATGCCGGCCCGCTGGCGCAACACCCGACCCTGCGGCTGACGGCGATCGTCGCCCTCAGCGCGCTCGGCCTGGTGATCGCGGGCAGCGGCGCGGTCCTCGGCTGGCGCCGCCTGCGCCGCCCGTGA
- a CDS encoding TonB-dependent receptor, which yields MPAQRARRSTALATTILLAAAPASSEEIGLERIDVAGARTREEAAPGLNLATPSRSGSRLGLTPFETPGSLDVISGETIRARGQNTVEEAVTQNAVGISSVAGPGNGNLSFASRGFVGPGSVQQLYDGTRLYVGVGTVTFPFDTWSAERIEVLRGPASVLYGEGAIGGIINVVPKKPVFSPIGEARAAIGSDGLARLALDTGGPVGENLAYRFNLSGNRADGWVKPDGDFRNLALSAAVTWRAAPDLSVTLSHDLGYNEPTRYWGSPLIGGRVPDRLRFTNYNIQDSQIAWFDNWTQLRAEWNPTPDITIRNTAYRLSTERHWRDVEQYAYQPATGLIRRSDYIEILHHEEQIGNRLDATVRGSLFGFKTATVVGFDVNHIDFSRDSNAPFDGESVVDPYNFAQGRFINVAGTRTDIVSRTRQASVFAENRLELTPQFALVTGVRYDVPRVAVNRPLAGAAFEKTFDSVSTRVGAVYNPTPDLALYAQYATAADPLSNLITTSVAQAQFQLATGEQVEAGAKGLFDGGRGEWTFAAYHIRKDNLLSPVPDRPTQVAPVGSQSSRGVEVAFAYQLSDAWRIEANTALLRARYDAFAQNTDAGLVSFAGKVPVDVPQRVTNVWLSYAFASGWMARLGINDVGPVFSDFANTVKRPGYTLLNASLDWQVTPTSRLSLRGYNLTDQIYAVRGNVNSWLLGRPRSVELAYHVTF from the coding sequence ATGCCCGCGCAACGCGCTCGCCGCTCCACCGCCCTCGCCACCACGATCCTGCTTGCCGCCGCACCGGCCTCCTCCGAGGAGATCGGCCTCGAGCGCATCGATGTCGCGGGTGCCCGCACCCGGGAGGAGGCCGCGCCCGGCCTCAACCTCGCGACGCCGTCGCGCTCCGGGTCCCGCCTCGGCCTCACCCCGTTCGAGACCCCGGGGAGCCTCGACGTCATCTCCGGCGAGACCATCCGGGCCCGGGGCCAGAACACCGTCGAGGAGGCGGTGACCCAGAACGCCGTCGGCATCTCCAGCGTCGCCGGGCCGGGCAACGGCAACCTGTCGTTTGCCAGCCGCGGCTTCGTCGGGCCGGGCTCGGTGCAGCAGCTCTATGACGGCACCCGGCTCTATGTCGGGGTCGGCACCGTCACCTTCCCGTTCGACACCTGGTCGGCGGAGCGGATCGAGGTCCTGCGCGGCCCCGCCTCGGTGCTCTACGGCGAGGGCGCGATCGGCGGCATCATCAACGTGGTGCCGAAGAAGCCGGTCTTTTCCCCGATCGGCGAGGCGCGGGCGGCGATCGGCTCGGACGGCCTGGCGCGGCTCGCCCTCGACACCGGCGGGCCGGTCGGCGAGAACCTGGCCTACCGGTTCAACCTCAGCGGCAACCGGGCCGACGGCTGGGTCAAGCCCGACGGCGACTTCCGCAATCTCGCCCTCTCCGCCGCGGTGACCTGGCGGGCGGCGCCCGATCTGAGCGTCACGCTCTCGCACGACCTCGGCTACAACGAGCCGACCCGCTACTGGGGCTCGCCGCTGATCGGCGGCCGGGTGCCCGACCGGCTGCGCTTCACCAACTACAACATCCAGGATTCGCAGATCGCCTGGTTCGACAACTGGACGCAGCTGCGCGCCGAGTGGAACCCCACCCCGGACATCACGATCCGCAACACCGCCTACCGCCTCTCGACCGAGCGGCATTGGCGCGACGTCGAGCAATACGCCTACCAGCCCGCGACCGGCCTGATCCGGCGCAGCGACTACATCGAGATCCTCCACCACGAGGAGCAGATCGGCAACCGCCTCGACGCGACGGTCCGCGGCAGCCTGTTCGGGTTCAAGACGGCGACGGTCGTGGGCTTCGACGTCAACCACATCGATTTCAGCCGCGACAGCAACGCGCCGTTCGACGGCGAGAGCGTCGTCGATCCGTACAACTTCGCCCAGGGCCGCTTCATCAACGTCGCGGGCACCCGCACCGACATCGTCTCGCGCACCCGCCAGGCCTCGGTCTTCGCCGAGAACCGGCTGGAGCTGACGCCGCAATTCGCCCTGGTGACGGGCGTGCGCTACGACGTGCCCCGGGTGGCGGTGAACCGGCCGCTCGCGGGCGCCGCCTTCGAGAAGACCTTCGACTCGGTGAGCACCCGCGTCGGCGCCGTCTACAACCCGACGCCCGACCTCGCCCTCTATGCCCAGTACGCCACCGCCGCCGATCCCCTGAGCAACCTGATCACCACCAGCGTGGCGCAGGCGCAGTTCCAGCTCGCCACCGGCGAGCAGGTCGAGGCCGGCGCCAAGGGCCTGTTCGACGGCGGGCGCGGCGAGTGGACCTTCGCCGCCTACCACATCCGCAAGGACAACCTGCTGAGCCCGGTCCCCGACCGGCCGACGCAGGTGGCCCCGGTCGGCAGCCAGTCCTCCCGCGGCGTCGAGGTCGCCTTCGCCTACCAGCTGTCGGACGCCTGGCGCATCGAGGCCAACACCGCCCTGCTGCGGGCCCGCTACGATGCCTTCGCGCAGAACACCGATGCCGGCCTGGTGTCGTTCGCCGGCAAGGTCCCGGTCGACGTGCCCCAGCGCGTGACGAACGTCTGGCTCTCCTACGCCTTCGCATCGGGCTGGATGGCGCGGCTCGGGATCAACGATGTCGGGCCGGTGTTCAGCGACTTCGCCAACACGGTGAAGCGGCCCGGCTACACGCTCCTGAATGCCAGCCTGGACTGGCAGGTGACGCCGACCTCGCGCCTGTCGCTGCGCGGCTACAACCTCACCGACCAGATCTACGCGGTGCGGGGCAACGTCAATTCCTGGCTGCTCGGCCGCCCGCGCTCGGTCGAGCTCGCCTATCACGTCACGTTCTGA
- a CDS encoding ABC transporter substrate-binding protein — MTITRRKAVAGLVAGAGLVLGGRARADLALPKSPVVVTVVDVAGNLALTQKAIEAYRRAKPGIVSRFAFTKAPAPELPSKLKAQQAAGRVDIDLVLTGTDGIAAGIEQKLWVDLKPYAGQLPKPADIYQPAALRLNGLAQGQGLCVAWYPSGPLIEYMPERVKTVPTTADELLAWARQNKGKFMYARPANSGPGRTWIMGLPYILGDANPTDPDKGWDKTWEYLKAIGETVDYYPGGTSQTMKELGEGSRDIVVSTTGWDINPRVLGVVPAEAKVGALKNFRWVADAHYMAVPKGVPEEKLAVILDLMAFLLQPAQQAYTYDEGYFYPGPAVKGVTLDMAPPESRAALKEFGRPEYDKMIADHPIEMPLDADKMVVAFRRWDEQVGSGKKR, encoded by the coding sequence ATGACGATCACACGCCGCAAGGCGGTCGCGGGGCTCGTGGCCGGGGCGGGGCTCGTCCTCGGCGGTCGCGCCCGGGCCGATCTGGCCCTGCCGAAATCGCCCGTGGTCGTCACGGTGGTCGACGTGGCGGGCAACCTGGCGCTGACCCAGAAGGCGATCGAGGCCTATCGCCGGGCAAAGCCCGGCATCGTCTCGCGCTTCGCCTTCACCAAGGCGCCGGCGCCGGAACTGCCCTCGAAGCTCAAGGCGCAGCAGGCCGCCGGCCGGGTCGACATCGACCTCGTGCTCACCGGGACCGACGGCATCGCCGCCGGCATCGAGCAGAAGCTGTGGGTCGATCTCAAGCCCTATGCCGGCCAGCTGCCGAAGCCCGCCGACATCTACCAGCCCGCCGCGCTCCGGCTGAACGGCCTGGCGCAGGGCCAGGGCCTGTGCGTCGCCTGGTATCCCTCGGGCCCGCTGATCGAGTACATGCCCGAGCGGGTGAAGACGGTGCCGACGACGGCGGACGAGCTTCTGGCCTGGGCGCGCCAGAACAAGGGCAAGTTCATGTATGCCCGGCCGGCCAATTCCGGTCCCGGCCGCACCTGGATCATGGGCCTGCCCTACATCCTCGGCGACGCGAACCCGACCGACCCGGACAAGGGCTGGGACAAGACCTGGGAGTACCTGAAGGCGATCGGCGAGACGGTCGACTACTACCCGGGCGGCACCTCGCAGACGATGAAGGAGCTCGGCGAGGGCAGCCGCGACATCGTGGTCTCGACCACCGGCTGGGACATCAATCCCCGGGTGCTCGGCGTGGTGCCGGCCGAGGCCAAGGTCGGGGCGCTCAAGAATTTCAGGTGGGTGGCGGACGCCCATTACATGGCGGTGCCGAAGGGCGTGCCCGAGGAGAAGCTGGCGGTCATCCTCGACCTGATGGCCTTCCTGCTCCAGCCGGCGCAGCAGGCCTATACCTACGACGAGGGCTACTTCTATCCCGGCCCGGCCGTGAAGGGCGTCACCCTCGACATGGCGCCGCCGGAGAGCCGCGCGGCGCTCAAGGAATTCGGTCGGCCGGAATACGACAAGATGATCGCCGACCACCCGATCGAGATGCCCCTCGACGCCGACAAGATGGTGGTGGCCTTCCGCCGCTGGGACGAGCAGGTCGGTTCCGGCAAGAAGCGGTGA
- a CDS encoding ABC transporter ATP-binding protein has translation MARHHEAPQDLSLSGLSRRFGAMTALDGLDLTIRGGEFIALLGPSGCGKSTALNCIAGLLPLTGGSIHLGERRIDRLKPEERGFGMVFQSYALFPHMNVAKNVGFGLAMRGIKGEAAARRVDDALALVRLQSQAAKLPGQMSGGQQQRVAIARAIVIEPPVVLMDEPLSNLDAKLRLEMRAEIRRIHDAIGSTTIYVTHDQDEALSMADRVVVMRDGRIRQVGTPEDLYERPSHPDVADFMGFRNRLRGRTVAVSGDRAEIEICGTRLAGTLRDALSPGAPAVAAIRPEDLTIAADGLPARVASVEYRGRAFFGTAVAQDGTELFFRSDRAVAQDELLRLAAAPPRVLVFPGEAA, from the coding sequence ATGGCACGCCATCACGAGGCGCCGCAGGACCTGTCATTGAGCGGCCTGAGCCGCCGGTTCGGCGCGATGACCGCGCTGGACGGGCTCGACCTCACGATCCGGGGCGGCGAGTTCATCGCGCTGCTCGGGCCGTCGGGCTGCGGCAAGTCGACGGCGCTCAACTGCATCGCCGGGCTGCTGCCGCTCACCGGCGGGTCGATCCATCTCGGCGAGCGCCGGATCGACCGGCTGAAGCCCGAGGAGCGCGGCTTCGGCATGGTGTTCCAGAGCTACGCGCTCTTCCCGCACATGAATGTGGCGAAGAATGTCGGCTTCGGCCTCGCCATGCGGGGCATCAAGGGCGAGGCGGCCGCACGCCGGGTCGACGATGCGCTGGCGCTGGTGCGGCTGCAGTCGCAGGCCGCCAAGCTGCCGGGCCAGATGTCCGGCGGCCAGCAGCAGCGCGTCGCCATCGCCCGGGCGATCGTGATCGAGCCGCCGGTGGTGCTGATGGACGAGCCGCTGTCGAACCTCGACGCCAAGCTGCGCCTGGAGATGCGGGCCGAGATCCGGCGCATTCACGACGCCATCGGCTCGACCACGATCTACGTCACCCACGACCAGGACGAGGCCCTGTCGATGGCCGACCGGGTCGTGGTGATGCGCGACGGGCGCATCCGCCAGGTCGGCACGCCGGAGGACCTCTACGAGCGCCCGAGCCACCCGGACGTCGCCGACTTCATGGGATTCCGCAATCGCCTGCGCGGCCGGACCGTCGCCGTGAGCGGCGACCGGGCCGAGATCGAGATCTGCGGCACCCGGCTCGCCGGCACCCTGCGGGACGCTTTGAGCCCCGGCGCGCCTGCGGTCGCGGCGATCCGCCCGGAGGACCTGACCATCGCGGCCGACGGCCTGCCGGCCCGGGTCGCCAGCGTGGAATATCGCGGCCGGGCCTTCTTCGGCACCGCCGTGGCGCAGGACGGGACCGAACTCTTTTTCCGCTCCGACCGCGCGGTGGCGCAGGACGAGCTGCTGCGCCTCGCCGCCGCCCCGCCGCGGGTCCTGGTCTTCCCCGGGGAGGCGGCGTGA
- a CDS encoding ABC transporter permease, whose translation MRLAARGLDGTTLLVLPALLAILGLFVYPFAYGLVLSLQPKAGAWWANYARFFSDPFLTDTIGATLRLALPVTLLNLALAVPIALRVRLMRSQRLLTTILVLPITLGTVLVAEGLLNFLGPQGWFNRSLVWLGVIAGPLKLTNNYWGVFASLLITGFPFAFLLTLSSVTGIDPALEQAAATHGANAWQRFRTVILPLILPGLAVTFCLSFVQAFSVFPSAVLLGAPAGSTRVISIAAYQAAFEEYDYSLASAIAMIMAAVQLAIVGLLLWGRTLLYTGPVGGTKG comes from the coding sequence GTGCGGCTCGCCGCCCGGGGCCTCGACGGCACCACGCTCCTGGTGCTGCCGGCGCTCCTCGCGATCCTCGGCCTGTTCGTCTATCCCTTCGCCTACGGCTTGGTGCTGTCGTTGCAGCCGAAGGCCGGGGCGTGGTGGGCGAACTACGCCCGCTTCTTCTCCGACCCGTTCCTCACCGACACGATCGGCGCGACGTTGCGCCTCGCGCTCCCCGTGACGCTGCTCAACCTGGCGCTCGCGGTCCCGATCGCCTTGCGCGTGCGGCTGATGCGCAGCCAGCGCCTGCTCACCACCATCCTGGTCCTGCCGATCACCCTCGGCACGGTGCTGGTGGCCGAGGGCCTGCTGAACTTCCTCGGGCCGCAGGGCTGGTTCAACCGCTCGCTGGTCTGGCTCGGGGTGATCGCCGGGCCGCTCAAGCTCACCAACAATTACTGGGGCGTGTTCGCCTCGCTCCTCATCACCGGCTTCCCGTTCGCCTTCCTGCTCACGCTCTCCTCCGTCACCGGCATCGATCCGGCGCTGGAGCAGGCGGCGGCGACCCACGGGGCGAATGCCTGGCAGCGCTTCAGGACGGTGATCCTGCCGCTGATCCTGCCGGGACTTGCCGTGACCTTCTGCCTGTCCTTCGTCCAGGCCTTCTCGGTGTTTCCCTCCGCCGTGCTGCTCGGCGCCCCGGCCGGCTCCACGCGGGTGATCTCGATCGCGGCCTACCAGGCGGCGTTCGAGGAATACGATTACTCGCTCGCCTCGGCGATCGCGATGATCATGGCGGCGGTGCAGCTCGCCATCGTCGGCCTGCTGCTCTGGGGCCGCACGCTGCTCTATACCGGCCCGGTCGGAGGCACCAAGGGATGA
- a CDS encoding ABC transporter permease — MIRDTGLGSRLWRMAVWAVTLLFCLNLLAMIAAVVLNSFATRWLGTWLPLGLTTRWYASAWDEFQLGDVLVVTLQVVFLVVFLSGLLGVTAAYALARRDFPGKRLVMLVFLLPLLVPPITYGIPLATVLYRAGLAGTLWGVVLANLVPSVPFVVLVMIPFIEQIDPRIEAAARVFGAGTRQLFLRVLLPLLIPGILAALLLVLVRTIAMFELTFLVAGPTSQTLVVALYYAVFAAGVRAGQSIDAMAVVYMAVTLVWLVIALRFVNPTQIVARAKQQSAH, encoded by the coding sequence ATGATCCGCGACACCGGCCTCGGCTCGCGCCTGTGGCGGATGGCGGTCTGGGCCGTCACGCTGCTGTTCTGCCTCAACCTCCTGGCGATGATCGCCGCGGTGGTGCTCAACTCCTTCGCCACGCGCTGGCTCGGCACCTGGCTGCCGCTCGGCCTCACCACCCGCTGGTACGCCTCGGCCTGGGACGAGTTCCAGCTCGGCGACGTGCTGGTGGTGACCCTCCAGGTGGTGTTCCTGGTGGTCTTCCTGTCGGGGCTCCTCGGGGTCACGGCGGCCTATGCCCTGGCGCGACGCGACTTTCCGGGCAAGCGGCTGGTGATGCTGGTCTTCCTGCTGCCGCTCCTGGTGCCGCCGATCACCTACGGCATCCCGCTCGCCACCGTGCTCTACCGGGCGGGGCTCGCCGGCACGCTCTGGGGCGTGGTGCTCGCCAACCTCGTGCCGAGCGTGCCCTTCGTGGTGCTGGTGATGATCCCGTTCATCGAGCAGATCGACCCGCGCATCGAGGCGGCGGCCCGGGTCTTCGGCGCCGGCACGCGCCAGCTCTTCCTGCGGGTGCTGCTGCCGCTCCTCATCCCGGGCATCCTGGCGGCGCTTCTGCTGGTGCTGGTGCGCACCATCGCGATGTTCGAGCTGACCTTCCTGGTCGCGGGGCCGACGAGCCAGACCCTGGTGGTGGCGCTCTACTACGCGGTCTTCGCCGCGGGCGTGCGCGCCGGGCAGTCGATCGACGCGATGGCGGTGGTCTACATGGCGGTGACGCTGGTCTGGCTCGTGATCGCCTTGCGCTTCGTCAACCCGACGCAGATCGTGGCGCGGGCCAAGCAGCAGAGCGCGCATTGA